The proteins below come from a single Candidatus Cloacimonadota bacterium genomic window:
- a CDS encoding site-specific integrase, producing MNYKDLNEKVVNKISNYNDSSRIKIRLKRIKSGYSAYLDYRNNNGRERKYLKIYLSGDPKDWSTDRALLLKIKDLQRIEEEKFRLNSDLYSLNRNKMDANFVIYFKNLAEKYTGNTKRNWHSVYSHLDAFTKGSIKFSKINEIFCENLKDYMLSKLSVNTTIYYFSKLNQALDHAIYKHNLPMLNYFKKVKHPKPTDPPIRYLDESEVIKLIKNPHPNIRVRNPFLFSIFTGLRLSDTKALKFENIRNNRLSIVQIKTKKPLDVLLNSNAIRIIEEQKSIVGNSEYVFHFLDDDYMNRRIKEWVKSLGINKEITFHCGRHTFATMGVTYGMDIYEVSELLGHTDIKHTLIYAKLVNKKKDLAALRYPDYYSPRI from the coding sequence TTGAATTATAAGGATTTGAACGAAAAGGTCGTTAATAAAATTAGTAATTATAACGACAGTTCCAGGATAAAAATCAGGTTAAAGAGAATAAAATCGGGTTATTCTGCCTATTTAGATTATAGAAATAATAATGGTAGAGAAAGAAAATATCTCAAAATATATCTTTCAGGAGATCCAAAAGATTGGTCAACTGACAGAGCTCTGCTTCTTAAAATAAAAGATCTCCAGAGAATTGAAGAAGAAAAGTTCAGATTAAATTCTGATCTTTACAGTCTCAATAGAAATAAAATGGATGCTAACTTCGTTATCTATTTCAAAAACCTGGCTGAAAAATATACAGGTAATACAAAGAGAAATTGGCATAGCGTTTATTCTCATCTTGATGCCTTTACCAAAGGTTCCATAAAATTTTCTAAAATCAATGAAATCTTTTGTGAAAATCTTAAAGATTATATGCTTTCAAAACTATCGGTAAATACAACTATTTACTATTTCTCCAAACTCAATCAAGCCTTGGATCATGCTATTTATAAACATAACCTACCTATGCTGAATTATTTTAAAAAGGTAAAGCATCCCAAGCCAACAGATCCGCCAATAAGATATCTGGATGAATCAGAAGTTATTAAGCTAATCAAGAATCCACATCCAAATATTAGAGTAAGGAATCCATTTTTATTTTCCATTTTTACCGGATTAAGATTGTCAGATACTAAAGCACTAAAATTCGAAAACATAAGAAATAATAGACTTTCTATCGTTCAGATAAAAACAAAAAAGCCGTTGGATGTTCTGCTCAATTCAAATGCTATCAGGATAATAGAAGAACAGAAATCTATCGTGGGAAACAGCGAATATGTGTTTCATTTCCTTGATGATGATTACATGAATCGGCGGATAAAAGAATGGGTAAAATCTTTGGGGATAAACAAGGAAATTACTTTTCACTGCGGAAGGCATACATTTGCTACAATGGGTGTCACTTATGGCATGGATATCTATGAAGTGTCTGAATTGTTAGGGCACACAGACATCAAGCATACACTCATTTACGCCAAGTTAGTAAATAAGAAGAAAGATCTTGCAGCCCTCAGATATCCAGATTATTATTCCCCCAGAATTTAA